The Methanothermobacter sp. CaT2 DNA window GGCCGTTGAGTTCGGCATGACCCCTGATGAGGCTGCAACCGCTGTGTATTCTATGGCATCAGGCGCAGTGGAGGCCCTGTATTCACACCTGGAAAGGGATATGGTTATGGACCTCATAGCTGTAAAGCCCCTGGAGGATGCAGAGGATGATATGAGGGCCATCTACAGGGAAAATCTTATGAGAATATACCAAAGCCTGACCGGGTGACAGCCCCCTAAGGAGGTATGAATATGTACAGAAAAATATTGCTTGCAACGGATGGATCAGAATGTTCAATGGAGGCTGCAGAATACGCCATTGAAACTGCAGCACAGAACCAGGCCGAACTTCTGGCGCTCACGGTCACAGAGACCTACCCCCTTGAGAACCTTCCGGTGGAGGAACTCACACGCAAGGTGACAGAACTCTTCAGGAAGGAATCAGAGGAGGCCCTCCAGAAGGTCGAGGACCTTGCGGTGAGTCTCGATACTCCTGTTAAGGTCCATAAAATGATGGTGGATGGTTCACCTGCAGAAACAATTCTGAAAGTCGCTGATGAAGAAAATGTGGATCTCATAGTTGTAGGGGCATCAGGAAAACATGCCCTTGAAAGGTTCCTCCTCGGAAGTGTGTCAGAGAAGATTGTGAGACACGCCAGGGTACCTGTACTCGTGGTCCACAGCCAGAAACTTAAATGTTAGGTAGTACCATGAATTCATGTAACTCCAGTAGGCCAAGCCCAGAGCAGATGCGTGAATTAAAGAAAAAAATCAGCCGTCTACCCCCTCAGGATGAAATAAAGAGGGAAGCGGAAGTCCTGAAGGCACTGGCAGATCCAACACGCCTCCTCATAATTCACCTCCTCTCTGAGGGTGACCTCTGCGTATGTGAAATAATGGCTGCCCTTAAAAGGCCCCAGCCCACCGTTTCACACCATCTGAACATACTGAAGAGGGCTGGATTCCTGAAGGCAGAAAAACGTGGAGTCTGGGTTCATTACAGTCTGGCCAGTGATGAGCTTCCCTCAATAATAGAGCAGCTCATAAATAAAAGGGTGACTCCCTGAAGGTGGGTTAGTGATGCTGAGGGACCTCTCAATAACATCCTGACGGCGGCCCCCTACGGAAATATTCTAATCCCCATCACTTCATCTTTTTATGGGCGGCGCATCAAAATGGAGATAAAGCAAAAATAAATACTCTCCTATGAAAAAGACCATGCAAGAAAGCATATCATGTTATTCTGTCAGTATAAAACTGTTCAAAGAACTCAAACCTGAATACAACACCCTCATCACTGCTTTCAACCTCAATTTGTCCCCCAAGCTGCCCTGCAAGGTTATGAATCATCCGGAACCCAAAGGAACCCCCATCTGGAAAGCTAACACCTTCAGGTAAACCATGCCCATTATCCCGGTATACAAGCCTGTGGCGGCCATTGAATCTTCTAATTTCGATGTGTATCTCACCACCCTCACTGAAGGCGTGTCTGAGTGAATTTGAGATTAATTCTGCTGTTATAAGTGCCAGTGGAACTGCAGTGTCCATGTTAAGCTCTGCAGGATCCCCGGTGACGGTGACCCTGACATCAGATGCCCTGCCATGGGAATTGAGGAGGCGTGATGAAAGGTTCCTGATGTACTCCTTAAAATCAATGATGTAGGTGCCTGAGGATGGATAGGCGCGCTCATGTATCATTGCAATCGAACGCAGCTGGTTCACGTAGTCCCTGAAAAATTCTTCAATAGCCGGATCCTCTATGTACCTTATCTGGAGTGACAGGAGGCTTATAATGAGCTGGAGGTTGTTCTTGACCCTGTGGTGAAGTTCCCTGAGGAGCTGTTCCTTCTCCTCGATGGACCTTTTAAGGTACTCATTGATGGCCTTTTCCCTCACAAGTTTAACCCTGTTCTTCTTTGCCTCATGCTTGTAGAGGGCCATTTCAAGGTTCACCCTTATATCTCTCTCATGGAATGGTTTGAGGATGTATGCATAGGGTTCAGTCTCCCTCGCCCTCTTCACAATCTCATCACTGCTGTAGGCTGTGAGGTATATGACAGGGATGTCCATCTTCTCCCTTATTATCCTTGCAGCATCGATACCATCCAGTTCCCCCTCCAGCATGATGTCCATTATTATGGAGTCAGGTTCCAGTTTTTCCAGTGCCTCCAGGAGGTCTTCAGCTGAATGGAATATTGCAGCGACCTCATAACCTGCATCCTCCAGTATGTACCGGATATCCTGGGCCACCAGTTCCTCATCCTCAACTATAACAACCCTTCCCCTCATCATTCACCACCAGCATCAAAGGTGACTGTGAAAACAGCCCCACCATGGTTCTCTACAACTACCGATCCATTGACTCTCCTGAGCATGAAGTTAACGAGTTTAAGGCCAAAGCCCGGCGAATCTGAAATTTTAAAATCCTGAGGAAGCCCTCCACCGTTATCTGCAACCACAAGTGTGCCCATTCCATCTGAGACCGAAAGCTCAATCCTCACCTCACCACTGGAGCCTATTCCATGCTTTATGGCATTTGTCACGAGTTCATTGACAATCAGGCCAATGGAAACCGCCGTGTTTATTCCCACATTGACCTCATCAAGTTCAGTCCTGAATACCGTGTCCCTCCCCCTCCACATATTTCTGAGTTCAGAAAGCAGTTCCTCTATGTATTCCGCAAGGTTGACCGCCATCATGTCCCCTGATCCATAGAGCTTCTCATGGACGAGGGCAATGGACTTAACCCTGTTCTGACATTCCATGAATATTTCAAGGGACTTCTCATCCTCTATGTACCTTGATTGAAGCCTTAGGAGGCTCGATATCAGCTGAAGGTTGTTCTTGACCCTGTGGTGTATCTCAGATAGGAGGAATTCCTTCTCCCTTAGTGAAGCCTTAAGGGAATCCCTGATACGTTTATCCTCCGTTATATCCTGTTTTATCCCTATCAATGCCTTTGGATTCCCTTCGGAGTCCCTCAGCACCTCTGCCCTGAGCAGGACGAATGAAGTGGAACCATCATCCCTGAGTATCCGGTATTCACCCTCAAATGGCTTCAAAGACCTGATTGACTCATTGAAGGTCCTGCGTTCATCAGGGTGTATCCTTGAAGCCATCTCATCCATGCTGCCCCTGAATTCATCCCCTGGAATTCCAAGTATCCTGAGGGCCTCATCCGAGCATGATAGGGTGTCTGAGGCGATGTCCCAGTGCCAGCTGCCTATCCTCCCTATCTTTTGTGCCTCCCTCAGCTGCCAGTTGCTCTCAATAAGGGACTGCCTTGTCCTTTCAAGCTCCTGCTCCTTTTCAATCTCCCTGATGGCCCTCCTTATTGCAATGGGGACCTTTGAAAAGTTGCTCTTGAGGACATAGTCTGTGGCTCCAGCCTTCAGGGCATCAACCGCAAATTCCTCACCGATCTTGCCACTAACAAATATGAAGGGTACCCATGGGCATCTCTCCCTTGCGATTGAAAGAGCGGAGAGACCATCAAAGGAGGGTAGGGAGTGGTCTGCCAGTATAACGTCGGGTCTGAACTCATCAATGGCCCTTATAAAGTCCTCTTCATTATCAACGGTCTCTGATATGAATTCAATGCCCGCCTGCCTTATCTCCCTTTCCATGAGCTCAACGTCCAGCGGGACGTCCTCGAGTATAAGAATCCTGCACGTCATCCTATCATCTGATCGGTTGTGAGAACCATTTCATATATGATTACCATTTACAGCAGTATATCTATGGAACTTAATCACCGGATTCCAATAAGGCTTATCTATGATCTGGACCTAAATATAGTTTATGAGAAAATTCAGGAGACCCCTCATTGTGCTCAGCCGCTGCATTGAACATGACCACTGCCGGTATGACGGGTCAATGATATCAAGTCCCTTTGTGAGGCAGTTATCAGACTACGCAGACTTCATAACGGTCTGCCCGGAGGTTGAGATTGGGCTTGGTGTTCCAAGGCCACCCATCCACATAACAGAGGTGGATGGTAACCTTAGGCTTGTGCAGCCAGAGACTGGCAGGGATGTAACATTTGCCATGAAATCATTCATAGACTCATTTCTGGGTTCACTGGATGCTGTTGACGGCTTCATACTTAAGAACAGATCGCCATCATGTGGCATAAGGAACGTGAAGGTCTACCGTGGCGAGGGTCGGCGCCCTGGACGTGACGGAATGGGTTTCTTTGGAAGGGCCGTGATGGAGAGATTCCCCCACCTTCCCCTTGAGGATGAGGGGAGGCTCCGGAATCTGCAGATAAGGGAGGACTTCCTCATCAAGCTCTACCTTGTAAGGGACCTCCGCTCTGTGGAGGGGTTCAAGGACCTCATAGAGTTCCACACCAGGAACAAGTTACTCCTGATGTCCATCAGTCCAGAGGGACAGAACATCCTTGGAAGGGTGATAGCAGAGCAGAAGGACCATGATAATGCAATTAAGGGATACTCAGAAATATTCTATGAAATCATCAGGGAGCCCATTAAACCTGAAAGAAAGATCAACGCCCTGCTGCACGCCTTCGGCCATTTTTCATCAAAACTCAATGGCGAGGAAAAGAAATACTTCCTCGAATCTATTGAATGGTACCGCAAGGGCGTGGTACCACTCCTTGTACCATTAAGCATGCTCAGATCATGGGTTCTGAGGTTCGGGGACACCTACCTTGAGAAACAGACACTATTCGAGCCCTACCCACGGGAGCTCGTGCCGGTAACCCTCATTATCTGAGGGATCATGATGATACATGCTGAAAGGATAAGAAATCTCAACGATGAGGAGCCAGATCTTCGCGGCAGTTACGTCGTTTACTGGATGCAGGCATCGGTGAGGAGTCACTGGAACCATGCACTTGAATACGCCATTGAAACCGCTAACAGTCTTAAAAAACCCCTTCTGGTGGTCTTTGGCCTTACAGATGATTTTCCGAATGCCAATTCCCGTCATTACCGTTTCCTGATAGAGGGGCTCAGGGATGTGAGGTCAGGTCTCCAGGAAAGGGGGATGCAGCTTGTGGTTGAGAGAGGCTCTCCACCCTCAGTTTTTCTTAAATATGCTGATGATGCCGTTGCAGCTGTGACAGACAGGGGATACCTTGACATCCAGAGGGAGTGGGTTGAGACTGCTGCAGGTGCACTCCACATCCCCCTAACCCAGGTTGAGAGCAACGTAATAGTACCAGTCGAAACAGCCTCAGATAAGGAGGAGTACTCTGCAGGGACCTTCAGGCCAAAGATAACTAGACAGCTTAAAAGGTTCATGGTCCCCCTGAGGATGAGAACCCTGCATGTTGATTCCCTGGACCTTGAACCCGGCCCTGAATTTGAGGATGTGATGAGAGACTTCAGGGTCCGTGATGAGCTGGATCCCTCAATATTCAGAGGAGGAACATCCAGTGCCCTCAAAATATTCGATGAGTTTCTTCGGGAAAAACTTGAATGCTTTGAGAGGTACAGAAACGACCCCGTTAAGAACTGTCTCTCCAATATGAGTCCCTACCTGCATTTTGGACACATATCTCCACTATACCTTGCACTGAGGGCTTCAGAGGCCGGCAGGTGTCCTGAGTTCCTCGAGGAGCTAATTGTGAGGCGGGAGCTCAGCATGAACTTTGTCCACTACAGTGACAGTTACTCCAGCATCAGCTGCCTTCCTGAATGGGCCCACAGGACCCTCATGGACCATGTGGCTGATCCCAGGGAGTATGAGTACAGCCTCCATGAACTTGAATCCGCCAGTACCCATGACCCCTACTGGAACGCTGCACAGAAGGAGATGGTTATCACCGGAAAGATGCACGGCTATATGAGGATGTACTGGGGTAAGAAGATACTTGAATGGACCGATCACCCTGCAAGGGCCTACGACATAGCCCTTTACCTCAATGACCGGTATGAGATCGATGGCAGGGATCCTAATGGATTCGCAGGGGTTGCATGGTGCTTCGGTAAACATGATCGTGCATGGGCTGAAAGGGAAATCTTCGGTAAGGTCAGGTACATGAATGACCGCGGACTTAAGAGGAAGTTCAGGATAGATGATTACGTTGATAGAATCCGGGGCCTCATGGAAGATGGTGACTGACCCAGGATCAAACACACATGAAGAACTTTATCCGGAGGTCCGGAAATGTCACAGTCCGCATAAAAATACAAAAAACTTTTATCCTCACGGATCCAACTATCTAAGGGACTCTAATTATCCATTACTATTCACTCCAGGGAGGTTAGCATATGAACATTAACCTTGAGGAATACTACAGAATGCGTTACACATTATTCAGATGGAGACACAATCAGAACTGGATAAACAAGACTGTGCTGGCCTTTTTCATGGCCTGTGTAACAGGCGCCATGGCACAGGTTGTCATTCCACTGCCCTGGACACCCGTGCCAATCACAGCCCAGACACTGGCAGTCCTCATGTCAGGTGTGATCCTTGGAAGGTACTGGGGTGGGCTGAGCCAGCTAATCTACGTGATCATCGGTGCAGCCGGCGTGCCCTGGTTTGCAGATATGAGCGGTGGCCCTGAGGTACTCATGGGAGCCACCGGCGGCTACCTGCTGGGATTTGTCCTGGCAGCCCTCCTTCTGGGTCACTTTGTTGACAGGCACATAAGGGCCAGAAAGTTCACACCCATGCTGGGACTCATGACGATAGCAAACTTCGGCCTCATATACATACCAGGACTCGTTGTCCTTGGTCTGTGGAGCCTGAAGACCCAGGGCACACTGCCGGGGCCATGGGAACT harbors:
- a CDS encoding deoxyribodipyrimidine photo-lyase; this encodes MIHAERIRNLNDEEPDLRGSYVVYWMQASVRSHWNHALEYAIETANSLKKPLLVVFGLTDDFPNANSRHYRFLIEGLRDVRSGLQERGMQLVVERGSPPSVFLKYADDAVAAVTDRGYLDIQREWVETAAGALHIPLTQVESNVIVPVETASDKEEYSAGTFRPKITRQLKRFMVPLRMRTLHVDSLDLEPGPEFEDVMRDFRVRDELDPSIFRGGTSSALKIFDEFLREKLECFERYRNDPVKNCLSNMSPYLHFGHISPLYLALRASEAGRCPEFLEELIVRRELSMNFVHYSDSYSSISCLPEWAHRTLMDHVADPREYEYSLHELESASTHDPYWNAAQKEMVITGKMHGYMRMYWGKKILEWTDHPARAYDIALYLNDRYEIDGRDPNGFAGVAWCFGKHDRAWAEREIFGKVRYMNDRGLKRKFRIDDYVDRIRGLMEDGD
- a CDS encoding universal stress protein — its product is MYRKILLATDGSECSMEAAEYAIETAAQNQAELLALTVTETYPLENLPVEELTRKVTELFRKESEEALQKVEDLAVSLDTPVKVHKMMVDGSPAETILKVADEENVDLIVVGASGKHALERFLLGSVSEKIVRHARVPVLVVHSQKLKC
- a CDS encoding helix-turn-helix transcriptional regulator; its protein translation is MRELKKKISRLPPQDEIKREAEVLKALADPTRLLIIHLLSEGDLCVCEIMAALKRPQPTVSHHLNILKRAGFLKAEKRGVWVHYSLASDELPSIIEQLINKRVTP
- a CDS encoding biotin transporter BioY; the protein is MNINLEEYYRMRYTLFRWRHNQNWINKTVLAFFMACVTGAMAQVVIPLPWTPVPITAQTLAVLMSGVILGRYWGGLSQLIYVIIGAAGVPWFADMSGGPEVLMGATGGYLLGFVLAALLLGHFVDRHIRARKFTPMLGLMTIANFGLIYIPGLVVLGLWSLKTQGTLPGPWELLVMGMLPFIPGDILKITGAAALTRAITPKEPYGEEIDIQKAEGWRVP
- a CDS encoding DUF523 and DUF1722 domain-containing protein; the protein is MRKFRRPLIVLSRCIEHDHCRYDGSMISSPFVRQLSDYADFITVCPEVEIGLGVPRPPIHITEVDGNLRLVQPETGRDVTFAMKSFIDSFLGSLDAVDGFILKNRSPSCGIRNVKVYRGEGRRPGRDGMGFFGRAVMERFPHLPLEDEGRLRNLQIREDFLIKLYLVRDLRSVEGFKDLIEFHTRNKLLLMSISPEGQNILGRVIAEQKDHDNAIKGYSEIFYEIIREPIKPERKINALLHAFGHFSSKLNGEEKKYFLESIEWYRKGVVPLLVPLSMLRSWVLRFGDTYLEKQTLFEPYPRELVPVTLII
- a CDS encoding histidine kinase dimerization/phosphoacceptor domain -containing protein gives rise to the protein MRGRVVIVEDEELVAQDIRYILEDAGYEVAAIFHSAEDLLEALEKLEPDSIIMDIMLEGELDGIDAARIIREKMDIPVIYLTAYSSDEIVKRARETEPYAYILKPFHERDIRVNLEMALYKHEAKKNRVKLVREKAINEYLKRSIEEKEQLLRELHHRVKNNLQLIISLLSLQIRYIEDPAIEEFFRDYVNQLRSIAMIHERAYPSSGTYIIDFKEYIRNLSSRLLNSHGRASDVRVTVTGDPAELNMDTAVPLALITAELISNSLRHAFSEGGEIHIEIRRFNGRHRLVYRDNGHGLPEGVSFPDGGSFGFRMIHNLAGQLGGQIEVESSDEGVVFRFEFFEQFYTDRIT
- a CDS encoding sensor histidine kinase, with product MTCRILILEDVPLDVELMEREIRQAGIEFISETVDNEEDFIRAIDEFRPDVILADHSLPSFDGLSALSIARERCPWVPFIFVSGKIGEEFAVDALKAGATDYVLKSNFSKVPIAIRRAIREIEKEQELERTRQSLIESNWQLREAQKIGRIGSWHWDIASDTLSCSDEALRILGIPGDEFRGSMDEMASRIHPDERRTFNESIRSLKPFEGEYRILRDDGSTSFVLLRAEVLRDSEGNPKALIGIKQDITEDKRIRDSLKASLREKEFLLSEIHHRVKNNLQLISSLLRLQSRYIEDEKSLEIFMECQNRVKSIALVHEKLYGSGDMMAVNLAEYIEELLSELRNMWRGRDTVFRTELDEVNVGINTAVSIGLIVNELVTNAIKHGIGSSGEVRIELSVSDGMGTLVVADNGGGLPQDFKISDSPGFGLKLVNFMLRRVNGSVVVENHGGAVFTVTFDAGGE